From Strix aluco isolate bStrAlu1 chromosome 5, bStrAlu1.hap1, whole genome shotgun sequence:
ACACAGAGCGGAGCAGGAACCCTGAGCTGCTCTTACCTGATCTGCAGCGGAGAGGcggacagaggaggaaggaagctcagaaaaagagagggagCAAGAGAAGGGAGTccaagggagaggaagagaaagcaggcaGGGCATCCCCAGGGAGGGACAGGGGAGGGGACCAGCTGGGGAAACAGAAAAAGGGGGaacaagggaaggaggaaggagaagagtaAGGAGGGAGAGGTCCTCAGGGAAAAGCAAGGGGCAGAGTGGCTCTGGGGAGCCAAGGGGCTGCCAGCATCCGATGCCAAGTGTCACCAAGGGGTGCTGAGCAGGTACAGCCAAGTGGAGCAGCTCTTGTGGTCACCTCCCAGTTCTCAAGATGATGAAGAGGCAGTTTAATTGGATGCGGCAGCAGCTGTCCCATCCCAACATCACCAGCCGGTAAGGACTTCTCCACTACCTGTGctggagggctgggaggaagcGGGATGCGGGTCCTGGAGGGCTTGTGCTGTGGCTGGACTGATGTCCCAGGGCTGGTGGCCTGGGAAAAGGGGGCAACAATGCTGGGTTTATAGCATCTTCAGGCTAAGACGAGAGGTTGTGGCTCCCCAACTCCCCAGCGcccacagagcagcaggaaggCTGCTCAGCAGGGACGTGATCCCCAAGCCCAGCTACCTCTTCCAGGGCCCACAGGTGCTGTGCCCGCCTGGAAACAGGCCTCTCCCAAGCTTGGCTTTCCCAGGATGTGAGGGCAATGGGCCAGAACCTTCCAGCCACATGCCCTTGGCTGTGTGGTGACCAGGAGGGTGTTAGGAGCTGGGCACCTGCCCAGGGTGCCCCACAGGAGCCAGATACCCTGCATAACTCTAGCTGGCCCACCAGCGTGGGTATCCTGGGATGCCCTTTGAGGAGAGGACCAGACATCCTCAGTGCACCCGTAGAGGACTTGCAGCTTCACACAAATCCTTCTGGCCCCATACTACCTCCACCGCTTCCTTATTTTTGTCTTTGGCTTTCCAAAGCTCTCCCCTTGTAAAACCCAGAACTGAAATTACAGGGCTGGGCCCTCCCTTCCTAGGCCCCTCACTCCCTCTTTCTTACAGCCACCTCCGCAGGTTCCCCAGCGCTAGGAAGCTGAGCGGCACCAATCATGTCTCCTGGACCACTGAGGTCCTTCAGccagcccagcagagcagccacagggaaGCAGCTCCTACATCCTGGTGGCCTCTTGCTGTTCTTGCATTCCCTGGAGGGGACCATGATCCCCTTTCCCATCCCTTCTCCCTCAAGATGTCTCATCCCCCTGTTAGATACGTCTTCCTTTCATTTAGTGCCAGTCTCAAGCAGTTTGTGTAGTCCAAGAGCAAGATCCTCACTCACTGCAGAGCctctcctccatgggctgcaatcTCACGTGATTTTTCTTGCCTTCAACCAAGCCGCCCCCGTTTCCTGTAGCTCCACGCCTCGTCCCACATTGGCTCTGGCAGGCGGTGAAAAGAGAGAAACATGAAatggggaaaaagcagcagcagcaagcaaagGGGTTCCCAGGGTGTAGCAATGGCAGTGTGCCATGAAGCAAGGTTTCCTCTGTGGGAAGCATCAGGGACATTTGGTGGTGATGGCAGCTCCCAGGTTTTGAATTTAGTTTTGAGCAGAATTTGCTGCAAACCAGAAGTTTCCTTCACCAGATTCGCTCCTAATACCTCCTGCAAAACTGAGCAGAAAGTTGGTTTCATGTAGGCATTTCTGGAGGGGGTGGTGTTGGTCTCAGTCTCCAGCTTGACCACAAAGATACCCACACTCCAGCACCAGCGGCCCCACAGCCGGTGGCTACGCTGGTTTGCAAAGACATGTGCCAGGCTCCAACAGCACTGCCCTGGATTCACCTTCAGGGGAGAGGCAAGTGCTCAGGGGTAGAAGGTTTCACCAGCAAATATCTCACCCCTGCCATGGCCCTGCTAGGCATCGCGTCTCCAAAAAACAGGTCACCTCTGGACATTTTGACTGTGGTGCTCTGAACTGGAAACCCCGTCTGACGGGGGGGCCACCAGCCAGCAAGGCTGGCTGCattgccctgctcctgctgttctCATCCCCCTGGGCTCATTCTGCCTATAGCCTTGTGTGCAGTGGTCCACGCCACAGCCAGCATCTCCTGCTTCCCAGACCCCAAAGAGAGGCAGGTGGGATGCATAAGGACCTGCCTTCTGAGGAGGCTGGGTGGAGGTCACCCCCATCTGCTGAtggctccttctccttcctccacagaGCCCAAGAAGCAACCGAGCTCCTGCCGGAAGATCTGCTGCAGGTGAGGCGCAGGCTGGGCTGGCAGGCGTGTGCCTGCTTGTGCCTGGGTGTGGGAACCTGCCCTGTTCCTGCCTGCGATTTGCCCTGCCAGCACATCCAAGTCACGGGGCTGGGATCTGCCCATGACTCCGGGACCACAGCGTTAAGGGAATGTCAGGCTCCTGCCACAGGAGAGGGCGTCTCCAGTTGCTCACTGAGGGATGAATCCTGACCAGGAGCTGTGCTTCCTTTTCCCTGGACTGGGGATGTTCTGGACTGCAGTGGGATGCTGGGCAGGCCACCTACACCCAGAGCTGGGTGGTGGGGAGATGACCTCAGGGTGTCCACGGTTGGCAAAAGGGCTTTCTCAGTCCCACCTTTCTGTCCCCAGATCGAGCAGAGGATTGAGCCGGCCAAGCGAGCAGCTCACAGTGTGTCCAAGAGGCTCCAAGCCTGCCTGCAGGGGCAATGTGGCTCTGAGATGGACAAGCGAGTAGTGAGTAGAGTCCTCCCACTGCAGCCCGTGctcaccccagctctgcccctgccAGCAAAGGGGATGCCAGGCCCCTGCTTTGCAGGCTTTGCTGAAGCGTGGCCCAAAGCTGCGCCCAGCCCAAGTCCCATCTCCAACAGTGGCCACTGGCATGTGCCtagggagagcagagcagggcaacaTTCTCAACCATCACTAACTTGAAACACTCCTGAAAGAGACGGTGTGTTTGCGTTGAATAACCCTCCAAAGCCCTGTTGTTCATGTCCCTTCCCAAACCCCTGGCACCCATAGTGCCCTGCAGTGACGAGCACCACAGTGCAGCTGGGCACAGTGGTgccaccacttcctcctcctcgGTTTGAACTTGCCACCCTCTTCCCAGCAAGTGCTCACCAGCCCTTGTCTAGGAAGCAAGCACTGGATCCCCCAGTGCTTTCCTTCGCCCCACCATGATTTTGTGGGGTTCACTCTTCTGGGCAACCTGACAAGCCCCATCTTGGCTTAATTACTCTCAGTGATTAAACTGATCTATACATTTGAAGCCATGGCAGGACTGGGCTTGGTAAGGGCCTCCACCAGTGTCACAGTCCTTCACTATTTGGGAGAAGGCTGGAAGTTTTCTAACCAACTATGAAGCCTCTGTGCCTTATTTAGCTAACCGGATCCTAGCTTTGGCTGAAGGGATCTAAGGGGCCCTTCCTCAGGCTCCAGGGCCAACGGGgctgggtgagccaggggaagatgTGGGGACCCAGCACAGGGATTGGCCACTTGCTTCTATTCCATGGTGGCATGCTTCACAAGGAGGGAGCTGTCACATGCCAGCTCACCATCCCTTTCCTGAATCCTTGGCTCTGTGCAGAAGAAGCTGCCCTTGATGGTTCTGTCCATGACGATGGCTGAGAGCTTCAAGGAACTTGACACAGAGTCCAGCCTTGGGTAAGTGCCGATGGGACAAAGTGCCGGGGGCAACTCCAAAAGATGCCATACCCTGTCAGAGCCACTGTCTTGGGTCAGGGGCTCCCACAGCCAAGCTGAACTGTCAAACCTTGTCCTCAGAGCAAACACTGGCATTGGAGTGGAAGAAGGGACAGTCAGCACCTTCACCTCCAATTGCAGAGGGGGCAGGGGCTAGCTCAGGATCCCACGTGGGTATGGGTATAGCGGGGGTGTTGGGTCAGAGAGTGGCATGGCTTCAGCCTACACTCATTTCATCTCTGTCCCCACGCAGGAAAGCCCTGGAGATGGGCTGCTGCATACAGAGCTCACTGGCCAAAATCCTGGCCGAGTTCGAGATTGCCCTGGAGCATGATGTCCTGCAGCCACTCAACAGGCTCAGCGAGGTAGTCCTGGCCACCCTCCCCGCTCTGCTCTCCTGtcccaccttcccttccccttccccaagcCTCCTGCACTCACTCTGGTCCCTCTCTCACCCAGGAGGAGCTTCCCATCATCCTGAAGCGCAAGAAGACCCTCCAGAAGTTGATTTCTGACTGGAACACAATCAAGAGCCGGTATGGGCACACTGTGGCCAAGGACCCAGGGCATATGGGGCACAGCCCGCAGCCAGGTcaggggagagaggaagatgacTGCCCTGGGGAGTGAATTTCCAATGGCTGGGGGCAAAGTCCAAGAGGCAACAGCTCTTTTGGTGTGTCcagccagcccctctctgcagatgcatctcactctgggctgagctgctggctcCATGGCACAGGAGAGAAGGGCAGCACCATTGTCAAAAGCAGCAAAGTGCCCCGGTGCCACTCAGTGCCACTGAGATTGCCCCGCTCCGACTCTTGCAGGGTAGCCTGTGCTGTGCCATGTTTCTCTGGGAGAGTGGGGCAGCCATGGGTCACTGATGGCTCGTTTCCACACTGTCCTCCCTTTggctggagggagaagaggagaggagatcTCAGGAACGGGGCTTGGGAAGGGTCCTGCAGACCCTGGGTGTTTCAGTCATTCTTGCTGAGTGCCCTCTGACTTGACCAGGTCGCGCCCATTGGTGTGGCAGCATCTTCTGGGTGAGGGAAGTGAGAGGTGCTGGCCTAGGAAAACCATCACAGGGCAGTACTGGGACTTGCTGTCGCCCTCGTGATCCCCATACCCCTTCTGCACACCTGTCCCACCCCATGTCCCTGACACTGAGTCTCTTCTTTCCCACCACAAAGGCTGAACCAAGCTGCCAAGAGTTCTAGTTACAGCACTGGTGCTGGCACTGGCCCGGGAGCATCTTCTGCTGCCAACAAACTGGAGATCttgaaagaagaggaggaggaagtgaagAGGAAGGTGGAGCAGTGCAAGGTGAGAGTGCCACTCTACCCCACTGGGCAGCTCCAGGGCTAGAGACTTGGTCCCCTTCAGTGGCTCTATCCAAGGTGACCTCATGCTGAGACAGATGCAGCCAGGCAGCAAACTGGTCCCTCAAGGAACAGAAACAGGGAGATGGCCCAAGCCCAGGGAAGAAGAGTAAAGGATTTGAAGCACAAGCTGCTGCAGAGAAGAGGCTCCAGGGGCTAGAGCAGGGACCTTGTGGGGTCCCCTCGGACTGGGAGCCAGCCAAGCTGGAGTCTGTGCTGGGTGGCAGGTGACTTTCACATCAGCTTTCTCCACCTCTGCCCTGTTTCTCTGAAAAGCCCTCTGCCTTGTCTGGCAGAGCCCGTGGACTCACCACAGTTGGAGGTGCAGGGACCTCTTGTCCCTGAGCCAGTTCTGCCAGGACCCTGATCGTAGGGCAGGTTGCTGCCACTACCTGAATGCAAGTGATGGGGGCGAGGAGGGATCCCCACACGGTCCCAGCCTGCCTCCCCACTGCACCCCAGGGACCCTGTCTGGGAAACCATGGCCCCGACAGGGGGCTTCATGAAGTCCTCCTTGGGTGCCATGGAGAAGGTGGAATGTTGCTCTTCCCTGTGTCTCCCTTCCCAGGATGAGTACATGGCTGACCTCTACCACTTCTCCACCAAAGAGGACAGCTATGCCAGCTACTTCATCAGAGTAAGTCCTCTCTCACATTCCTCCTCTGTGTGTGAACATCTCCTGGGGTATGTGTGAGCCCAGCCTTGTCCCCATGCACACCAAGCCCTCTGGCCAGGGCAGAGGACAGCCCCAATCACTAGCAAATGCCCAAAGCTGGCCTTGCTCCGTGCACTGTGAGTTAATGCCACCACTGTCACCAACTGCAGAGTGGCTTGTCCCAATGACCCCCCTCTCCAGTTTGCCCATTACCCCTCACTATAGCCACGGTCCCATGGACCCCAGGGGATTACCCTTGCAGCTCCCCCTTCGCCCTGTCTCCATGTGGGTGCAATGTCCTGGGAACAGGGGTCTCTCTGAGAGGGGCCGGTGCCAAACTGAGAGCTGTTTGTCTGTCTCCTGTCCGGCAGTTGCTGGAAATCCAAGCCCAGTACCACCGGCAGTCCCTAGGATCGCTGGACTCTGCTCTGGCAGAGCTGAAGGAAAGCCACAGCCAGACAGGTACCTGCCAGCTCTCCATGCAGCCTGGCGAGAGCCATGGCCAAGCCTGGGGGATGCAAGTGTGGCTGGTGAGGCTGGGAAagatgggttttttccctccctgcGCCTGCCATTGCCTCCCACATCAAGCTGGTCAGTCGGGGACTGCAGCCTGAGGCAGGCTGGGgatgctgcctgcactgcctctgCCTCCACCCAGCCAGGCTTGGCTTGGAGTAAGGTGTCGCTGTGGCTATGTGCTAGATGTCCCTGGTGGCTGCTGTCCCTCCCAACATTTACCTCCCTCTTCCAGAGCCCTCCTTCACTGCAGACATTCCGGTGGTGGGGTACTACGGTGTGCCCCTAGAGACACACCTCAAGAGCTTGGGCCGGGAGATTGCACTGCCCATCGAAGCCTGTGTCATGATGTTGCTGACTGCCGGcatgagggaggaggtagaaagcaCTCCTGATTCCCCcaccaccctcccccccccaacaGTGGAGCCCCttgcatcccttccctctttTCTCCATCCCCAGGGACTCTTCCGGCTGGCAGCAGGCGCCTCAGTGCTGAGGAAGCTGAAGAGCAGCTTGGCCAGTGGCTCCAACGCCCTGGAGGAGTTTTACTCGGACCCCCACGCTGTGGCCGGTGGGTGCCGGCAAGGCAGGACGGGCGGACACAATTGGGCAGTCCCTGCTGTCCCCTAGCTGCCATCACCCCCtccgctccccctcccctcccaggtGCACTGAAATCCTACCTGCGGGAGCTGCCCCAGCCTTTGATGACCTTCGAGCTCTACAACGAATGGGTCAAAGTGGCCAGGTGGGTCCAGGCGTTGGGGCAGAAAAGCCTGGCAAGTCTCAAAAAGCCCCCAATcacccccctccatccctcccagcaCTTGGAGCTGGGCTGCTCGGCCTCGTTTGCCATGTAGGGAGATACAAACACAGCACCTGGTCTGTCCCATGCTTGACAGACATTCAGATGGCCCAAAATCTTGGAGAATAGCAATAAAAAACacagcagggcaagggggaagGCTGCAGCCTTTTTGATTGCAAGAAGAGCTTAGTTTGTGAAGACCCACTTGGCCTGAATGGCATGAGCCCCATCTCACCAGCCCACCAGCCCAGTTTGGTATCTTGCT
This genomic window contains:
- the SH3BP1 gene encoding SH3 domain-binding protein 1 translates to MMKRQFNWMRQQLSHPNITSRAQEATELLPEDLLQIEQRIEPAKRAAHSVSKRLQACLQGQCGSEMDKRVKKLPLMVLSMTMAESFKELDTESSLGKALEMGCCIQSSLAKILAEFEIALEHDVLQPLNRLSEEELPIILKRKKTLQKLISDWNTIKSRLNQAAKSSSYSTGAGTGPGASSAANKLEILKEEEEEVKRKVEQCKDEYMADLYHFSTKEDSYASYFIRLLEIQAQYHRQSLGSLDSALAELKESHSQTEPSFTADIPVVGYYGVPLETHLKSLGREIALPIEACVMMLLTAGMREEGLFRLAAGASVLRKLKSSLASGSNALEEFYSDPHAVAGALKSYLRELPQPLMTFELYNEWVKVASLKDVDSRVQSLRDTCSHLPQESYNNLRYLIKFLAKLAEHQEVNKMTPSNIAIVLGPNLLWSQQSTGDPMQLDLASVSSIQVVGVVEALIQNADSLFPGEVDFNVSGMFTPPANSGLDEASLVEELTPEPPPFGNSTLPDGEVTSRDPEARSQPAPPVVTRPSPEAAGSPAPTMTDATARKGKRPAPARPMMPPPPVAQPRSMAPSPAAPEHTASPKARPRRMAGVPSRAPSVPPPLPPQPAHRHSRDAPLSPRTPAGDAEAPATTDCASGAADEGQPLPVGGRCPLGTSPPAGQPTEN